The proteins below are encoded in one region of Pseudonocardia sp. DSM 110487:
- a CDS encoding MetQ/NlpA family ABC transporter substrate-binding protein, with the protein MSRFSRLTRAVLLALPLAVLAASCAAPGSAPSSGDSGGQVVSIGVTDASEGYWNVYKEKAAAEGITVNLVNFTDYNQPNPALSQGQLQLNQFQHLQYLANYNVKNNDNLVPIGATAVYPLPLYSTKHTSVDQIPQGGQIVIPNDPTNQARALLVLQAAGLITLRGGGNSLSTPSEIESGRVTVVPVDAAQTAANLPSVEAAIVNNNYATAANLTAQQRIFADDPNSDSSKPYINGFVARAADQDNPVYLRLAALYHDPDVEAAIRRDLGDTGVFKTNDIADLQATTAEIENNIRAAGS; encoded by the coding sequence ATGTCGCGCTTCTCGCGCCTGACCCGCGCCGTCCTGCTGGCGCTTCCGCTCGCCGTGCTCGCGGCCTCCTGCGCGGCACCGGGCTCCGCCCCGTCGAGCGGTGACTCCGGCGGCCAGGTCGTCTCCATCGGCGTGACCGACGCCAGCGAGGGCTACTGGAACGTCTACAAGGAGAAGGCCGCCGCCGAGGGCATCACGGTCAACCTCGTCAACTTCACCGACTACAACCAGCCCAACCCGGCACTCTCGCAGGGCCAGCTGCAGCTCAACCAGTTCCAGCACCTGCAGTACCTGGCCAACTACAACGTCAAGAACAACGACAACCTCGTCCCGATCGGCGCGACGGCGGTGTACCCGCTGCCGCTGTACTCGACGAAGCACACATCGGTCGACCAGATCCCCCAGGGCGGCCAGATCGTCATCCCGAACGACCCGACGAACCAGGCGCGCGCCCTGCTGGTCCTGCAGGCCGCGGGGCTGATCACGCTCCGGGGCGGCGGCAACTCGCTGTCGACGCCGAGCGAGATCGAGTCGGGGAGGGTGACCGTCGTGCCCGTCGACGCCGCCCAGACGGCGGCGAACCTGCCCAGCGTCGAGGCCGCGATCGTCAACAACAACTACGCCACGGCCGCGAACCTGACGGCGCAGCAGCGGATCTTCGCCGACGACCCGAACAGCGACTCGTCGAAGCCGTACATCAACGGATTCGTCGCCCGCGCCGCCGACCAGGACAACCCGGTCTACCTGCGGCTGGCGGCGCTGTACCACGACCCGGACGTGGAAGCGGCCATCCGCCGCGACCTCGGTGACACCGGCGTCTTCAAGACGAACGACATCGCCGACCTGCAGGCCACGACCGCCGAGATCGAGAACAACATCCGCGCGGCGGGTTCCTGA
- a CDS encoding MFS transporter, protein MPSTLAGRADLQATATTRSSGLVVVLAFSGIVVSLMQTTVIPLVPRLPTLLNASAADTTWAVTATLLAAAVATPVMGRLGDMYGKRRLLLVSLALMVTGSVVAALSSALAPFVVGRVLQGLAGGVIPLGISIMRDALPAERLGAATATMSSSLGVGGALGLPTAALIADHAGWHLLFWISAVLGAVVAGLVLVLVPESPVRTGGRFDMVGAAGLSVALVCLLLAISKGAEWGWGSGLTLALLGTAVAVLLVWGWWELRSRQPLVDLRTSARRQVLTTNLASIMFGFAMFGMSLVLPQLLQLPTSTGHGLGQSLLVVGLVMAPQGLVMMAVSPLSARISAARGPKTTLMLGALVVAAGYALSTLMLSAIWQLVLVSCIVGAGIGLAYGAMPALVMAAVPVSETAAANSLNTLMRAIGTSVSSAVAGVLLAQLPLPGGFRVVLAIGAGAALLALAIAAFLPARRDG, encoded by the coding sequence GTGCCCTCCACCCTCGCCGGCCGCGCCGACCTCCAGGCCACCGCGACGACCCGCTCGAGCGGCCTCGTCGTGGTGCTGGCCTTCTCCGGCATCGTCGTCTCGCTGATGCAGACCACGGTGATCCCGCTGGTCCCCCGGCTCCCCACGCTGCTGAACGCGTCCGCGGCGGACACCACGTGGGCCGTCACGGCCACCCTGCTCGCCGCCGCCGTGGCCACACCGGTGATGGGCAGGCTCGGCGACATGTACGGCAAGCGCCGTCTCCTGCTGGTCAGCCTCGCCCTGATGGTCACCGGCTCGGTCGTCGCGGCGCTGTCCAGCGCACTGGCGCCGTTCGTCGTGGGCCGGGTACTGCAGGGCCTGGCGGGCGGCGTGATCCCGCTGGGCATCAGCATCATGCGCGACGCGCTCCCGGCGGAGCGGCTCGGCGCGGCCACCGCGACCATGAGCTCCTCACTCGGCGTCGGCGGTGCGCTCGGGCTCCCGACCGCGGCGCTCATCGCCGACCACGCCGGCTGGCACCTGCTCTTCTGGATCTCCGCGGTACTGGGTGCGGTCGTGGCCGGGCTGGTGCTGGTCCTCGTCCCCGAGTCACCGGTGCGCACCGGTGGCCGGTTCGACATGGTGGGCGCGGCGGGGCTGTCGGTCGCGCTCGTGTGCCTGCTGCTGGCGATCTCCAAGGGCGCCGAATGGGGCTGGGGCAGCGGGCTCACCCTCGCCCTGCTCGGCACCGCGGTCGCCGTGCTGCTGGTGTGGGGTTGGTGGGAGCTGCGCTCCCGGCAACCGCTCGTCGACCTGCGCACCTCCGCGCGCCGGCAGGTGCTCACCACCAACCTCGCGTCCATCATGTTCGGGTTCGCGATGTTCGGGATGTCGCTGGTGCTGCCTCAGCTGCTGCAGCTGCCGACGTCCACCGGCCACGGCCTCGGCCAATCACTGCTCGTCGTCGGCCTGGTCATGGCGCCCCAGGGCCTCGTGATGATGGCGGTGTCCCCGCTGTCGGCCCGCATCTCGGCGGCGCGGGGCCCGAAGACGACTCTGATGCTCGGCGCACTCGTCGTCGCGGCGGGCTACGCCCTGTCCACCCTGATGCTGTCCGCCATCTGGCAGCTCGTGCTGGTGTCCTGCATCGTCGGGGCCGGGATCGGGCTCGCGTACGGCGCCATGCCCGCCCTCGTCATGGCCGCGGTGCCGGTCTCCGAGACCGCGGCCGCCAACAGCCTCAACACCCTCATGCGGGCCATCGGCACCTCGGTCTCCAGCGCGGTTGCGGGTGTCCTACTGGCGCAGCTCCCATTGCCCGGCGGGTTCCGCGTGGTCCTCGCCATCGGCGCCGGCGCGGCGCTGCTCGCCCTCGCGATCGCCGCGTTCCTCCCCGCCCGGAGGGACGGCTAG
- a CDS encoding isocitrate lyase/phosphoenolpyruvate mutase family protein: MFRHLHRDGLLMPNAWDAGSAIVLAEAGFAAIATTSAGIAFSLGKPDHGIPQHATAVSRAEMFDRIRQITAAVDVPVNGDLEAGYGDAPEAVADTIRLALDAGLAGGNIEDFTDGALYDEGLAVERIAAAREAVGRHDFVLTARTDGLLLHPPGTLADSIRRANRYREAGADCLYVPGVNDLDTVATLVREIDGPLNVVMGLGATSLTVAALRSVGVARISLGGSIARAALGFVRESARELRDSGTITFADRQIPQTELNELFARRT, from the coding sequence ATGTTTCGCCACCTTCACCGCGACGGCCTCCTGATGCCGAACGCGTGGGACGCCGGGAGCGCGATCGTGCTGGCCGAGGCCGGGTTCGCCGCGATCGCGACGACCAGCGCCGGCATCGCCTTCTCGCTCGGCAAGCCGGACCACGGGATCCCGCAACACGCGACGGCCGTCTCCCGAGCCGAGATGTTCGACCGGATCCGGCAGATCACCGCGGCGGTCGACGTCCCGGTCAACGGCGATCTCGAGGCCGGCTACGGCGACGCTCCCGAGGCCGTCGCCGACACCATCCGGCTCGCGCTGGACGCCGGGCTCGCCGGCGGCAACATCGAGGACTTCACCGACGGCGCGCTGTACGACGAGGGCCTCGCCGTGGAGCGCATCGCCGCGGCGCGAGAGGCCGTCGGCAGGCACGACTTCGTCCTCACCGCCCGCACCGACGGGCTGCTCCTCCACCCGCCGGGCACGCTGGCCGACTCGATCCGCCGCGCCAACCGCTACCGCGAGGCCGGAGCGGACTGCCTGTACGTCCCCGGCGTGAACGACCTCGACACCGTCGCCACGTTGGTGCGGGAGATCGACGGCCCGCTCAACGTCGTGATGGGGTTGGGCGCTACGAGCCTGACGGTGGCCGCGCTGCGGTCGGTCGGCGTCGCGCGCATCAGCCTCGGCGGCAGCATCGCCCGCGCCGCCCTCGGCTTCGTCCGCGAGAGCGCGCGCGAGCTGAGGGACAGCGGCACGATCACCTTCGCCGACCGGCAGATCCCGCAGACCGAGCTCAACGAGCTGTTCGCCCGCCGAACGTGA
- a CDS encoding LysR family transcriptional regulator, whose protein sequence is MDIEALRTFIAIHRSGTVTGAAAAVFRSQPAVSRRLALLEKELDVPLFERVPGGVVLSEAGRALLPFAEAVLASVRDAEAAVRAVRSQDSGPVTVALVGTLASTNLTSVLRRFAQRYPAVELTLRTATSKEVSDLVRRADVTVGLRYSADPAPELECETLYSERLVIAAPPERAGTRIATLSALAGERWLAFPERPGDASSGSVRRVMDAAGVPESQILRIDSLTAQKRLVEAGFGIALVPDSSIQEELAAGSLVALEVGDLDVGLPVTLVTRRGGYLSAATRTLLAELRRA, encoded by the coding sequence GTGGACATCGAGGCGCTGCGCACCTTCATCGCGATCCACCGGTCCGGGACCGTCACGGGGGCGGCGGCCGCCGTGTTCCGCTCCCAGCCGGCCGTGAGCAGGCGGCTCGCGCTGCTCGAGAAGGAGCTGGACGTTCCACTGTTCGAGCGCGTGCCCGGCGGGGTCGTGCTGAGCGAGGCCGGACGCGCGCTGCTGCCGTTCGCCGAGGCCGTCCTGGCGAGCGTGCGGGACGCGGAGGCGGCCGTGCGTGCCGTGCGGTCGCAGGACAGCGGCCCCGTGACGGTCGCGTTGGTCGGGACGCTCGCCAGCACGAACCTCACCTCGGTGCTGCGACGGTTCGCACAGCGGTACCCGGCCGTCGAGCTGACCCTGCGCACGGCCACGAGCAAGGAGGTGAGCGACCTCGTGCGCCGCGCCGACGTCACGGTCGGTCTCCGGTACTCCGCGGATCCGGCTCCCGAACTGGAGTGCGAGACGCTGTACTCCGAGCGGCTGGTGATCGCCGCTCCTCCCGAGCGCGCGGGCACGCGGATCGCCACGTTGAGCGCGCTCGCGGGGGAGCGGTGGCTCGCCTTCCCGGAACGTCCCGGTGACGCATCCAGCGGCTCCGTGCGCCGGGTCATGGACGCGGCAGGCGTGCCGGAGAGCCAGATCCTGCGCATCGACAGCCTGACCGCCCAGAAACGGCTCGTCGAAGCGGGGTTCGGGATCGCGCTCGTGCCCGACAGCAGCATCCAGGAGGAGCTCGCCGCGGGATCGCTCGTCGCGCTCGAGGTCGGTGATCTCGACGTCGGCTTGCCGGTCACGCTCGTGACGAGGCGCGGCGGCTACCTCTCGGCGGCAACCCGGACCTTGCTCGCGGAACTGCGGAGGGCGTGA
- the glnA gene encoding type I glutamate--ammonia ligase, whose amino-acid sequence MPDTPQDVLALAQENGARIVDLRFCDLPGLMQHFSIPVEELTEDGFETGYGFDGSSIRGFQEIHESDMLLMPDPATAVMDPFRDVPTLQIHCFVADPVTQESYSRDPRYIAKKAEDHLRETGLADVSYWGPELEFYIFDGARFDQNQHEGYYHIESVEGVWASGQPGSRGYRPRYKEGYFPVPPMDQHQDLRSLMVLTLMDLGIPIEVQHHEVGTAGQAEMDMRFSSLLAMADNVMNYKYVVKNTAWKAGKTATFMPKPVFDDNGSGMHVHQSLWKNGQNLFYDESGYAGFSDMGRHYIGGILAHSPALLAFCAPTTNSYRRLVPGFEAPINLVYSQRNRSACVRIPMYTQSAKAKRLEYRCPDPTANPYLAFTAMLQAGLDGIRNKIEPPDPVDRDLYELTPEEATDLKQVPGSLEAVLDALEADHEFLLEGGVFTEDLIATWLDYKRTKELDQIRLRPHPWEFMLYYDL is encoded by the coding sequence ATGCCTGACACGCCGCAAGACGTCCTCGCGTTGGCGCAGGAGAATGGTGCGCGGATCGTGGATCTCCGCTTCTGCGACCTCCCGGGGCTGATGCAGCACTTCTCCATCCCCGTGGAGGAACTCACCGAGGATGGCTTCGAGACCGGCTACGGCTTCGACGGCTCCTCGATCCGCGGGTTCCAGGAGATCCACGAGTCGGACATGCTGCTCATGCCGGACCCGGCGACGGCCGTGATGGACCCGTTCCGGGACGTGCCGACGCTGCAGATCCACTGCTTCGTCGCCGACCCCGTGACGCAGGAGAGCTACTCGCGCGACCCGCGCTACATCGCCAAGAAGGCGGAGGACCACCTGCGCGAGACCGGGCTCGCCGACGTCTCCTACTGGGGTCCCGAGCTGGAGTTCTACATCTTCGACGGGGCGCGGTTCGACCAGAACCAGCACGAGGGCTATTACCACATCGAGTCGGTCGAGGGCGTCTGGGCGTCCGGGCAGCCGGGGAGCCGCGGCTACCGCCCCCGCTACAAGGAGGGCTACTTCCCCGTGCCCCCGATGGACCAGCACCAGGACCTGCGCAGCCTGATGGTCCTGACGCTCATGGACCTGGGCATTCCCATCGAGGTCCAGCACCACGAGGTCGGCACCGCCGGCCAGGCCGAGATGGACATGCGCTTCTCGTCCCTGCTGGCCATGGCCGACAACGTCATGAACTACAAGTACGTGGTCAAGAACACCGCCTGGAAGGCGGGCAAGACGGCCACCTTCATGCCGAAACCGGTCTTCGACGACAACGGCTCGGGAATGCACGTCCACCAGTCGCTGTGGAAGAACGGCCAGAACCTCTTCTACGACGAGTCGGGCTACGCCGGGTTCAGCGACATGGGCCGCCACTACATCGGTGGGATCCTCGCGCACTCTCCCGCGCTGCTGGCGTTCTGCGCGCCGACCACGAACTCCTACCGCCGCCTCGTGCCGGGCTTCGAGGCGCCGATCAACCTCGTCTACTCGCAGCGCAACCGCTCTGCGTGCGTCCGCATCCCGATGTACACCCAGAGCGCCAAGGCCAAGCGCCTCGAGTACCGCTGCCCCGACCCCACCGCGAACCCCTACCTCGCGTTCACCGCGATGCTCCAGGCCGGCCTCGACGGGATCCGGAACAAGATCGAGCCGCCGGACCCGGTCGACCGGGACCTCTACGAGCTCACGCCCGAGGAGGCCACCGACCTCAAGCAGGTGCCGGGTTCGCTCGAAGCGGTCCTGGACGCGCTGGAGGCCGACCACGAGTTCCTGCTCGAAGGTGGCGTCTTCACCGAGGATCTGATCGCGACCTGGCTGGACTACAAGAGGACCAAGGAGCTCGACCAGATCCGCCTGCGCCCGCACCCGTGGGAGTTCATGCTCTACTACGACCTCTGA